A genome region from Triticum aestivum cultivar Chinese Spring chromosome 2B, IWGSC CS RefSeq v2.1, whole genome shotgun sequence includes the following:
- the LOC123043956 gene encoding BSD domain-containing protein 1, giving the protein MDFLFNSLAAPDPASPPPEPEAAAGSSSSPSPPADSGDGGGWGRFGGLLKTLTSQSETVLDAYRRDLAEFSTGLRRETDALREAAAQAARDLPSSALALDGLADIVAQGKGAIAQVAATASAAASPPAPSDAGAADSDPGPASGHLRYYSRFEAQLRALQSDPATFTADPEDAEDFAAWGAGFSLQERQDEIEALCYESDAVEGMVDRLVPDAVDGDVFWARYFYRVHKLKQQEDARAKLVKRVIAQEEEEDLSWEVDDEVEEEEPAKEEVIKQAPIKEEPKPEVQERENEKLEVAGRVNAVEEAGALDKEQKNADSPQPEVFGSSMVVVDKEEKEDASKLNVEESSDNKTAAEEPHSSTGDAEVKEGTKNETSDSSKDSDYSMVSRQRTATEEDLEWDEIEDLGEHEEKKGSAHGSSSAPKEELRKRLSVAEDDEDLSWDIEDDDDKA; this is encoded by the coding sequence ATGGATTTCCTCTTCAACTCGCTCGCGGCGCCCGAcccggcctcgccgccgccggagccggaggCCGCCGCGGGGTCCTCCTCGTCCCCGTCCCCGCCCGCCGACTCCGGCGACGGGGGCGGGTGGGGCCGCTTCGGCGGGCTGCTCAAGACCCTCACCTCCCAGTCCGAGACCGTGCTCGACGCCTACCGCCGCGACCTCGCCGAGTTCAGCACCGGCCTGCGCCGCGAGACCGACGCGCTCCGCGAGGCCGCCGCCCAGGCCGCGCGGGACCTCCCCTCCTCCGCGCTCGCGCTCGACGGCCTCGCCGACATCGTCGCCCAGGGCAAGGGCGCCATCGCGCAGgtcgccgccaccgcctccgccgccgcctccccgcccgcGCCCTCCGACGCCGGCGCCGCCGACTCCGACCCCGGCCCCGCCTCGGGCCACCTGAGGTACTACAGCCGCTTCGAGGCGCAGCTGCGCGCGCTCCAGTCGGATCCGGCCACCTTCACCGCCGATCCCGAGGACGCCGAGGACTTCGCGGCCTGGGGCGCGGGGTTTAGCCTCCAGGAGAGGCAGGACGAGATCGAGGCGCTGTGCTACGAGAGCGACGCCGTGGAAGGGATGGTGGACAGGCTCGTCCCCGACGCCGTGGACGGCGACGTGTTCTGGGCCAGGTACTTTTACCGCGTCCACAAGCTGAAGCAGCAGGAGGACGCCAGGGCCAAGCTCGTCAAGCGGGTCATCGcgcaggaggaagaggaggattTGAGCTGGGAGGTGGATgacgaggtcgaggaggaggagccagCAAAAGAGGAGGTGATCAAGCAAGCGCCAATCAAAGAAGAACCGAAACCTGAAGTACAGGAAAGAGAAAATGAGAAACTGGAGGTAGCAGGCAGAGTCAATGCAGTTGAAGAGGCCGGTGCTCTGGATAAGGAACAGAAGAATGCCGATTCACCGCAGCCGGAAGTTTTCGGTAGCTCTATGGTGGTCGTCGAcaaggaggagaaggaagatgCATCGAAATTGAATGTTGAAGAGTCAAGTGACAATAAAACTGCTGCTGAGGAACCACATTCTAGCACTGGAGATGCTGAGGTGAAAGAAGGGACAAAGAATGAGACAAGTGACTCGAGCAAGGATAGCGATTACTCCATGGTGTCTAGACAGCGAACAGCGACCGAGGAGGATCTTGAATGGGACGAGATTGAGGATCTTGGGGAGCATGAGGAGAAGAAGGGGAGTGCTCATGGCTCAAGCTCTGCTCCAAAGGAGGAGCTACGTAAGAGGCTGAGTGTTGCAGAAGACGACGAGGATTTGAGTTGGGACATTGAGGATGATGATGATAAGGCCTGA